Genomic window (Sphingosinicella microcystinivorans):
CGTCGAGCGCATCTGCTCGCTGCTCGGCCCGAACCGGCAGAGCCTGCTCTTCTCCGCCACCATGGCGCCGCCCATCAAGAAGCTCGCCGACCGCTTCCTCAAGGACCCGCGCATGATCGAGGTGGCGCGGCAATCGAGCACCAACGCCAACATCGCGCAGTCGCTGCTGATGACCGGGCCGCGCGAGAAGAAGCAGGCGCTGCGCGGCCTGCTGCGCGCTGCGGAAGTGACGAGCGCGATCGTCTTCTGCAACCGCAAGCGCGACGTGAAGGAGCTCGCCGACTCGCTGAAGCGCGACGGCTTCCGCGCCGGGCAGATCCACGGCGACATGGAGCAGCGCGACCGCCTGTCGACGCTGGAGGACTTCAAGGCCGACCGCATCTCGATCCTCGTCGCGTCGGACGTCGCCGCCCGGGGCCTCGACATCAAGGGCGTCAGCCACATCTTCAACTACGACGTGCCGTTCAACGCCGAGGACTACGTCCACCGCATCGGCCGCACCGGCCGCGCCGGCAAGACCGGCATCGCGGTGACGCTCGTCACCCCCGCCGACGCCGAGCTCGTCGCCGACATCGAGAAGCTGATCGGCGTGCGCATCGACCGCCGCGGCAATGCGCCGCAGGCCGATACCGGCGACGGCGGCAAGGACGACCGCGCGCCCGCCGCGAGGGCAAGGGGCGGGAAGCGCGCCCGGGACGGCGACCGCAAGCCCGCCGCGACGCCGCCCGCCGAACAGGCGCCGGCACCGGCTCCAACACCGTCACCAGCACCGGCATCCCGGGCCGCGCCCCGGCCGCGCCGCGACGAGGACATCGACGACGGCAGCTGGAACGGCCCGGTCCCCGACTTCCTTTCGGTGTCCGCGCGCGCCTGATTTTACGGGCCTTTTCGGAAATTTTAACCAGAGCCTGCGATAGGTCTGCATGAATGGGCCGGCCGGTCGGGGCTTCCGTGTGCCGAAACGGGCACGGAAACGCCGCGGGCGGGCCTCAGGGGACATTCGGCGGGCCAGATGACAGATACGGGGCAGATATTCGACGAAATCCGACAGCACATGGAGGCTGGAGGGATCGCGCCGACGCCCGCGAACTATGAATTCTGGTATCGCTACGTCACCGGGTCCGACCCCGAGCTGCGCGTCGCCGTCGATGCCGTGATGCAGACGGTCGGCCGGGTCTCGACGCGGGCGATGCACAATATCCGCCGGGAGCTTTACGGCGCCTCGCTGCCCTCCGACCTCAGCGTGCTCATCGACCAGACGCAGGCGCAGCTGAAGCGCATGGCGCACTATGTCGAGGAGACCGGCGGCAACGCCAAGGACTACAGCCGCGCGCTGCGGGAAAGCTCCAACAGCATCAACGCCGCCGGCGACGTCGACACACAGCGCGCGCTGCTCGCCGAGCTCGTCAGCGCGACAGGCGCGATGATCGACAAGACCGAGCGGCTGGAAGCCCAGCTTGCGATCTCGGGCCAAGAGATCAACATGCTGAAGCAGGACCTGGAGACGGCGCGCACCGAAAGCCGCACGGACCCGCTCACCGGCCTTTCGAATCGCAAGGCGTTCACCTCGTATCTGGAGGCGCAGGCGGGCCGCGCGCTCGCCGACCGCAAGCCGCTCTGCCTCGCCTTCTGCGACATCGACCACTTCAAGCAGTTCAACGACACGTGGGGCCACCGCATGGGCGACGAGGTGCTGCGCCTCGTCGGCCAGAGCCTCGAACAGCTTTCGCACGGCGTCGGCTACCCCGCGCGCTTCGGCGGCGAGGAGTTCGTGATCGTGCTGCCCGGCAAGACATTGCAGGCCGCGCACGACATCTGCGAGCAGATCCGCGACTACATCTCGTCGCGCAGCGTGCGGGCCAAGAACAGCAACAAGGAGGTGGGCCGCATCACCCTGTCGCTCGGCATCGCGCAGCTGCGCTGGAACGACACGGTCGACACGCTCGTCGAGCGCGCCGACATGGCGCTCTACCGGGCCAAGGAGACGGGCCGCAACCGCGTCGTCGGCGAGGACGAGCTGGAAGGCGCGGCCACGCCCAAGCCCGCCGCGCACGCTGCCTGAGCGGACGCTCGCTTCTCCTCAAGCGTTTCTGAAGCGATCCGTCTCTTCGATGAGATGGTGAAGGATTCCCGGCTCCGAATAGGCGTGTCCAGCGCCGTCGACGAGATGGAACGCCGCGTCGGGCCAGGCCTTGTGCAGCGCCCAGGCGTAGCGCGCGGGGCACGGCATGTCGTAGCGGCCGTGCACGATGGCGCCCGGAATGCCGCCGAGCCGTCCGGCGTTCTTCAATAGCTGGCCCTCTTCGAGCCATGCGCCGTGATGGAAATAGTGGTTCTCGATCCGCGCGAAGGCGAGCGCATAGTGGCCATCGCCGAACGATTCGGAGAGCGCGGGATCGGGCAGCAACGTGACCGTCTCGCCCTCCCAGACGCTCCACGCCTTCGCCGCGGCGAGCTTCGCCGCCTCGTCGTCTCCAGTGAGCAGGCGGCGGTAGGCGCCGATCATGTCGCCGCGCTCCGCCACCGGCACCGGCGCGACGAACCGCTCCCACTTGTCCGGGAAGATCTCGGAGACACCGAACTGGTAGTACCACGCGAGTTCCGGCCGCGTGCACATGTAGATGCCGCGCAGGATCAGCGCGCTGACCCGCTCGGGGTGGGTTTCGGCGTAGGCGAGCGCGAGCGTCGAGCCCCATGAGCCGCCGAACACCAGCCATGTCTCGGCGCCGACGAGCGCGCGCAGCCGCTCGATGTCGGCCACGATATGCCACGTGGTGTTCGCCTCCAGCGACGCGTAGGGCAGCGACCGGCCGCAGCCGCGCTGGTCGAACAGCATGA
Coding sequences:
- a CDS encoding DEAD/DEAH box helicase; this encodes MSFHALGLSDELLAAVADSGYNEPTPIQRQAIPLVLMGRDIIGVAQTGTGKTASFVLPMIDILAHGRGRARMPRSLIIAPTRELADQVAQNFLKYGKNHNLSMALLIGGVSFGDQDKALEKGVDVLIATPGRLLDQFERGKILLSGVDILVIDEADRMLDMGFIPDVERICSLLGPNRQSLLFSATMAPPIKKLADRFLKDPRMIEVARQSSTNANIAQSLLMTGPREKKQALRGLLRAAEVTSAIVFCNRKRDVKELADSLKRDGFRAGQIHGDMEQRDRLSTLEDFKADRISILVASDVAARGLDIKGVSHIFNYDVPFNAEDYVHRIGRTGRAGKTGIAVTLVTPADAELVADIEKLIGVRIDRRGNAPQADTGDGGKDDRAPAARARGGKRARDGDRKPAATPPAEQAPAPAPTPSPAPASRAAPRPRRDEDIDDGSWNGPVPDFLSVSARA
- a CDS encoding GGDEF domain-containing protein, which produces MTDTGQIFDEIRQHMEAGGIAPTPANYEFWYRYVTGSDPELRVAVDAVMQTVGRVSTRAMHNIRRELYGASLPSDLSVLIDQTQAQLKRMAHYVEETGGNAKDYSRALRESSNSINAAGDVDTQRALLAELVSATGAMIDKTERLEAQLAISGQEINMLKQDLETARTESRTDPLTGLSNRKAFTSYLEAQAGRALADRKPLCLAFCDIDHFKQFNDTWGHRMGDEVLRLVGQSLEQLSHGVGYPARFGGEEFVIVLPGKTLQAAHDICEQIRDYISSRSVRAKNSNKEVGRITLSLGIAQLRWNDTVDTLVERADMALYRAKETGRNRVVGEDELEGAATPKPAAHAA
- the pip gene encoding prolyl aminopeptidase, yielding MGALRTLYPAIEPYESGMLDVGDGHRVYYERSGKPGGKPAVFLHGGPGGGFSPAHRQLFDPDVYDVMLFDQRGCGRSLPYASLEANTTWHIVADIERLRALVGAETWLVFGGSWGSTLALAYAETHPERVSALILRGIYMCTRPELAWYYQFGVSEIFPDKWERFVAPVPVAERGDMIGAYRRLLTGDDEAAKLAAAKAWSVWEGETVTLLPDPALSESFGDGHYALAFARIENHYFHHGAWLEEGQLLKNAGRLGGIPGAIVHGRYDMPCPARYAWALHKAWPDAAFHLVDGAGHAYSEPGILHHLIEETDRFRNA